Within the Synergistes jonesii genome, the region CCCTCGTCGTGCCCCTTGAGCCAGTAGGTATCCATGCTCTCGCGCGCCGGATGCTCCTGAGCGAAATTCAGGTTGTCAAAAGCGTACTTCTCGCTCGTTATTTCATTTTCGGAGAAGACTTCAAAGCCGAGAGAAAGGAAAGCGTCATTCAAATCGTAGCACATCTGTGTTACGGGGTGCAGTCCGCCTGTGAAGGGCTCCGCGCCGGGGACCGTTACATCGGCTTCCCCTTCGAACGCGGATACTGTGTCGAGAAGCTGAGCGTTTCGTTTTTCCACCGCTTCGGTGAGGATCTGTTTTACTTCGTTTGCCGCCTGTCCGAGAGTTTTGCGCAGCTCGGGCGCGGACTGCCCGACGCTCTTTAATATCTCTGTGAGCTCTCCCTTTTTGCCGAGGAGATTCGCGCGCACCAGCTGCAGATGCTCCGGCAGAGAACTTCCCTCGATCTTCTCAAGGCCGGACTCCTTTATCTTTTCAAGGCGTTCGAGAAAGCCGTTCTCCTTCAGGGCCTTTCTCATCTCTTCTATTTCCATTAATACAGCCTCCCTCGGGCGCTCTGATCAACGCCCGATAATTTTGCCTCTTCCGCGCCTGGCATGTCGGCGATATCGCATTCGGCGACGAGCCTGCCTATGTCGGCGGTATGTCCGAGCACCCATATCTTGTCGTCCTTTTCGAAAGGGCGCGCGGCGTCTGGCGTATGCTGAGCGCCGCCATACTCCATAAGTATAACAATAACTTTGTATTTTTGTGAGAATTTCAGCTGCGCCATATCCTTGCCCAGCATGTCGGGCAGAGGGCGTATCCTGCCGAGCAGAAAGTCTCCGCC harbors:
- a CDS encoding TrkA family potassium uptake protein, with protein sequence GEAVEKSILCTSILVEMGIPLVIARAANCLHAKVLERVGAHSVIFPERDMGFSIGEKLVYPWYSAFTHIGGGDFLLGRIRPLPDMLGKDMAQLKFSQKYKVIVILMEYGGAQHTPDAARPFEKDDKIWVLGHTADIGRLVAECDIADMPGAEEAKLSGVDQSARGRLY